From Flavipsychrobacter sp., a single genomic window includes:
- a CDS encoding gliding motility-associated C-terminal domain-containing protein — translation MRKCLLFVALILVSQINVVLAQSLFVAPDTLCAKQPVKLMSNAQGVSSHYFGFCSGYIFHSPTGDKLKDAARYKMQRPGSTMEVIKEGNQYYGFMTTVDAANNEQDFLRFEFGTSLANNPVVTSFGNMDSVLLSSNNSIYIVKDGANWHIFLAGGTNVADSRIARIDFGKSLANDPNIVNFGNLGNMLNGATGIFVAKEGNKWHGFCVNKGTGTLLKLDMDTSISITPTVTSLGNVGGLSAPTDLNAVLDNGNWYFFVTNGGSNSVSRIDMGNTLTNATPAGNNLGNIGNLFSAPSGITFIRDCDSLVAFITNRGSNALVRMEMTDVMGPYTTTSYSSVSGNLQGPLSISTIVRDRDNLYTFVVNSDTSFARIKFEQCKNSSIEFSLSHRPPEYSYDQPGVYNIYYAVDEGLPTMKVECKLITVLPIPSIIISNDTTICQGDTVSLEASSVNAISHTWTPNREISSTSKDKIQVWPSFTTRYRVVMPFPKNCIVDTGITIKVHKVKADAGPDRQIIDGATTLLGGPENTLGPNYTYEWIPDQYISDRFSRNPVARPPFDFTYYFEVRDTSGCKDVDTVVIRVDCNDLNLPNAFIPETTGPRSKFGLVNQKIVKLNYLNVYDRWGQQVFTTTDPTKKWDGTINGEMAPMGVYVWEADAFCVSGKRIHKSGNVTLIR, via the coding sequence ATGAGAAAATGCCTACTCTTTGTTGCACTAATTCTAGTGTCTCAAATAAATGTTGTTTTAGCGCAATCATTATTTGTCGCGCCAGATACTTTATGTGCCAAGCAACCCGTTAAGTTGATGAGCAACGCGCAAGGCGTTAGTTCTCACTATTTTGGCTTTTGTTCAGGATATATCTTTCATTCCCCGACAGGTGATAAGTTGAAAGACGCTGCGAGGTATAAAATGCAAAGGCCAGGGTCAACAATGGAAGTTATCAAAGAAGGTAATCAGTATTACGGCTTCATGACCACTGTTGATGCAGCTAATAACGAACAAGACTTTTTAAGATTCGAATTTGGAACTAGCTTGGCTAATAACCCTGTAGTTACCAGCTTTGGTAATATGGACAGTGTTTTATTGTCTTCAAACAATTCGATATATATCGTTAAGGATGGAGCTAATTGGCATATATTTTTAGCAGGTGGTACCAATGTTGCAGATTCTCGTATCGCTCGTATCGATTTTGGTAAGAGCCTTGCTAATGATCCTAATATTGTAAACTTTGGTAATCTTGGTAATATGCTTAATGGCGCTACAGGTATTTTTGTAGCTAAAGAGGGCAATAAATGGCATGGCTTCTGTGTGAATAAAGGAACTGGTACTTTATTGAAATTAGATATGGATACCAGTATATCTATCACGCCTACAGTAACAAGTCTTGGAAATGTCGGCGGTTTAAGTGCGCCTACAGACCTTAATGCAGTTTTAGATAACGGTAATTGGTACTTCTTCGTTACTAATGGAGGTTCTAACTCCGTATCTAGAATAGATATGGGTAATACATTAACTAATGCAACGCCAGCAGGAAATAACCTAGGAAATATTGGTAACTTATTTTCTGCTCCAAGTGGTATAACATTCATTAGAGATTGTGATAGTCTAGTAGCCTTTATTACCAACAGAGGTTCTAATGCCTTGGTGAGAATGGAGATGACAGATGTGATGGGGCCTTACACAACTACAAGCTATAGTAGTGTAAGTGGAAATTTGCAAGGTCCTTTAAGTATCTCTACTATCGTTAGAGATAGAGACAACTTGTATACATTCGTGGTGAATTCTGATACTTCTTTTGCACGTATAAAGTTTGAACAATGTAAGAACTCTAGTATTGAATTCTCATTATCACATAGACCACCTGAATATTCATACGACCAGCCTGGGGTGTATAATATTTATTATGCTGTAGACGAAGGTTTGCCAACAATGAAGGTGGAGTGTAAGTTAATAACCGTATTGCCAATTCCTTCTATTATTATTAGCAACGATACTACTATTTGTCAAGGTGATACAGTAAGCTTAGAAGCTAGCTCTGTAAATGCTATAAGTCACACTTGGACTCCTAATAGAGAGATTTCAAGTACGAGTAAAGATAAGATACAAGTATGGCCATCATTTACTACTAGATACAGAGTGGTAATGCCTTTCCCTAAAAATTGTATTGTAGATACAGGGATTACTATTAAAGTACATAAAGTAAAAGCAGATGCTGGTCCTGATAGACAAATAATTGATGGAGCTACTACATTACTAGGCGGCCCAGAGAACACACTTGGACCAAATTATACTTACGAGTGGATACCTGATCAGTATATCTCAGACAGGTTCTCAAGAAACCCAGTAGCTCGTCCTCCGTTCGACTTTACTTACTACTTTGAGGTTCGTGATACTTCAGGATGTAAAGATGTAGATACAGTTGTTATTAGAGTAGACTGCAATGATTTGAATTTGCCAAATGCATTTATTCCAGAAACAACAGGTCCTAGATCTAAGTTCGGTCTTGTAAACCAAAAGATTGTTAAGCTTAACTATCTAAACGTATACGACCGTTGGGGACAACAAGTATTTACAACTACTGACCCTACTAAGAAGTGGGATGGTACTATAAATGGAGAAATGGCGCCGATGGGGGTTTATGTATGGGAAGCTGATGCATTCTGTGTATCTGGAAAACGAATACATAAATCAGGAAACGTCACCTTAATAAGGTAA